A genomic region of Janthinobacterium lividum contains the following coding sequences:
- a CDS encoding glycoside hydrolase family 19 protein — MQIMPLAGRRATLFLAPLNAAMAEFSIDTPQRQASFLAQVGHESGQLRYVRELASGAAYEGRADLGNVIAGDGVRFKGRGLLQVTGRANYAACGVALGLDLLAAPQLLEQTTAACRSAGWFWQSRGLNRLTDAGDQERVTRRINGGVNGLAERLALYAAARKVLA; from the coding sequence ATGCAGATCATGCCATTGGCCGGCCGCCGCGCTACGCTGTTCCTGGCACCTCTGAATGCGGCGATGGCCGAGTTCAGCATTGATACGCCGCAGCGCCAGGCGTCGTTCCTGGCGCAGGTGGGCCACGAATCGGGACAGTTGCGCTATGTGCGCGAACTGGCCAGCGGCGCGGCCTATGAGGGGCGGGCGGACTTGGGCAATGTGATTGCTGGTGATGGCGTGCGCTTCAAGGGACGCGGTTTGCTGCAGGTGACGGGGCGCGCCAACTATGCCGCGTGCGGCGTGGCGCTGGGCCTGGACTTGCTGGCGGCGCCGCAGTTGCTGGAGCAAACGACTGCCGCTTGCCGCTCGGCGGGCTGGTTCTGGCAATCGCGCGGCTTGAACCGGCTGACCGACGCGGGCGACCAGGAGCGCGTTACGCGCCGCATCAACGGTGGCGTGAACGGCCTGGCCGAGCGCCTGGC
- a CDS encoding tape measure protein — MTVEIETLQIRIDTLNVRIAADDLERMREASERAAKSTFKLEDVTKKYTEILSNLGISNNIGQIVKLSDEYTKLTAQLRMSTSSTQEYGEAYDNVKRIAASGQTDLAATAGLYAQMNDATKKLGISQAEVAGITEALNLGVKISGASAADSATAFKGLSDAFADGALSSQQFNDISQAAPEVMAAMAAGLGVSKEALAGLAGAGLITADVMAVALPNALGELRKEAVQFETIGGSFTVLSNNVMEFTARQAESTGAVRLMTSGLEFLSNNLTLVVGVLETLTTAKFGSWAAGVVVATYSKVTANRALLASTLAAANADVTATAATSALATARVAELQATIRASQADVALALTTNGLIPAQARAAVAAEAHAAALVAQTTATRAASVAAGVLKGALAFMGGYIGLLVTVVGLGVTAWNMWGSSSKDNAEKAVEPMRKSTKEIVAELDKQMVQLAKRNELAKLGVSEKGLNTPAGERMLEISTEMDAVRNRTGKYQSLDKAGVDSNLARLQGELDMVHGKLKQLEQQEAPGKPKNGPATGMPALPAPPTPFESMMKEMHGKALDLKREAAGYAEMNEAQKFDFQLKELRESQTKKLTASEQAGFEVARKVLQARVDEIEVGKQAKAVTEQALADAKALSDTRTQAVADAVKEAEAGEKLVAVYGMSKTAIAQNEMALLKEQRAALAVGKENAAQIEYLNALIDAKQRSMTATEELAAKEASAAAAKKASDDWAASAKDIEKSLTDAFMNGFEGGKNLATMFRDKLKSMFNNLVLQPIMSPIAAGFASFLNPGAAQAQGSLANGGGIQSLLSSAKGIYDSLSSGLSGIGNSVADGVQRGINMLQGNSYSPFVSANGSLATGVGAAASVAAGVMGGVYGGKMISGEYGRNGVVNAGTAVGAALGTVVFPLVGTAMGALVGGLLGGAANRLFGMGEKKVSSAGISGNLGADGFTGESYSNWTQKGGLFRKNKKGTDRSEVDAELAASLGDTYAQMKAVTGAFASTLGVNTDSLATRTQSLNIVMTKDDAANQKAIADFFTGVGDAMAKELVPSLSQLSQKGESASAALQRLAGNYAVVDAMLATLGSTSQQAFGAVGVASLAAREQLVKAAGGVEALGNRTAFFAENYLTEAERLAPVQKHVTQQMAALGYASVTTRAQFKDTVLQLVNSGALATKTGADQYAGLMALADAFAKTHAATEDLTKSEQGIADERKGIQEKLDQMTMTSAQLRAKERTAVDATNLALYDQLQARQDIASAYETESSALKSTIDRLKSFGDGIRTFKDSLLLGNLSTLTPMQKMAEAQRQYEETLAKAKTGDAAAQSALTGTATAYLTASQVVNAASASYAADAARVQSELAALAAITGTQLNDAQKQLTALDTQVGQLINLNKTAVGIEQAVDALGAALRAGGQTDITGGMRFAPAAGMSVAASFGESAVEAPAVFDPVRYSSSSNVGSDALVAEIRGLREDNQAMRVELEGLRADQRAQTGATIQATFESNANAARTVVDGVDKSSRASAWANAVKGEYA; from the coding sequence ATGACCGTTGAAATTGAAACATTGCAGATACGCATCGATACGCTCAATGTGCGCATCGCGGCAGATGACCTGGAACGCATGCGCGAGGCCAGCGAGCGGGCTGCCAAGTCGACTTTCAAACTCGAAGATGTCACGAAAAAATACACGGAGATACTCTCCAACCTGGGTATTTCCAACAATATTGGCCAGATCGTCAAACTGTCTGATGAATATACGAAACTGACAGCGCAACTGCGCATGTCGACCAGTTCGACGCAGGAATATGGCGAGGCGTACGACAATGTCAAGCGCATTGCCGCCTCGGGGCAGACAGACCTTGCCGCCACGGCAGGGTTGTATGCCCAAATGAACGATGCGACCAAGAAACTGGGCATCAGCCAGGCCGAAGTGGCCGGCATCACCGAGGCGCTCAATCTTGGCGTCAAGATCAGCGGCGCCTCGGCGGCAGATTCCGCCACCGCCTTCAAGGGGCTGTCCGACGCCTTCGCCGATGGCGCCCTGAGCAGCCAGCAATTTAACGATATCAGCCAGGCTGCGCCCGAAGTCATGGCGGCCATGGCCGCCGGCCTGGGCGTGTCGAAAGAAGCGCTCGCCGGGCTTGCCGGCGCAGGATTGATCACTGCCGACGTGATGGCCGTCGCGCTGCCAAATGCGCTGGGAGAGTTGCGCAAGGAAGCTGTGCAGTTCGAAACCATCGGTGGCAGCTTTACCGTCTTGAGCAACAACGTGATGGAGTTCACGGCGAGACAGGCGGAGTCGACCGGCGCCGTGCGCCTGATGACGAGCGGCCTCGAATTTCTGTCGAATAACCTGACCCTGGTCGTTGGCGTGCTCGAAACGCTGACCACCGCGAAATTTGGTTCCTGGGCTGCCGGCGTCGTCGTGGCTACGTATAGCAAGGTCACGGCCAACCGGGCCTTGCTGGCATCCACCCTGGCGGCGGCGAATGCCGACGTGACGGCGACCGCCGCCACCTCTGCACTGGCGACCGCACGTGTTGCTGAATTACAAGCGACGATACGCGCCAGCCAGGCCGACGTGGCGCTGGCGCTGACCACGAATGGCCTGATCCCGGCCCAGGCCCGTGCTGCAGTTGCCGCCGAAGCCCATGCCGCTGCATTGGTGGCGCAAACGACCGCAACGCGCGCCGCATCGGTGGCTGCAGGAGTGCTGAAGGGCGCCTTGGCATTCATGGGCGGTTATATCGGTTTGCTGGTGACTGTCGTAGGGTTAGGTGTTACTGCCTGGAATATGTGGGGGAGTTCGTCGAAAGACAATGCGGAGAAAGCCGTAGAGCCCATGCGCAAGAGTACCAAGGAAATCGTTGCTGAACTCGACAAGCAGATGGTCCAGCTCGCAAAGCGCAATGAGCTGGCAAAGCTGGGCGTGTCGGAGAAAGGACTGAATACCCCGGCTGGCGAACGCATGCTGGAGATTTCGACGGAAATGGATGCCGTGCGCAATCGCACGGGAAAATACCAGTCCCTGGACAAGGCCGGGGTGGACAGCAACCTGGCAAGGCTGCAGGGCGAACTGGATATGGTGCACGGCAAGCTCAAGCAGCTTGAGCAGCAAGAAGCGCCCGGCAAACCGAAGAACGGGCCCGCTACAGGCATGCCGGCGCTTCCCGCTCCGCCCACGCCTTTCGAATCCATGATGAAAGAGATGCACGGCAAGGCCCTCGACCTGAAGCGCGAAGCTGCCGGTTATGCTGAGATGAACGAGGCGCAAAAGTTCGATTTTCAGTTGAAGGAACTCCGTGAGAGTCAGACGAAAAAACTGACTGCGTCGGAGCAGGCGGGATTCGAGGTTGCGCGTAAGGTGCTTCAGGCCCGCGTCGATGAGATCGAGGTGGGCAAGCAAGCCAAGGCTGTGACCGAGCAGGCGCTGGCAGACGCGAAAGCGCTGTCCGATACACGGACGCAGGCCGTCGCCGATGCCGTCAAGGAAGCCGAGGCTGGCGAAAAGCTGGTGGCGGTGTATGGCATGAGCAAGACCGCCATCGCGCAGAATGAAATGGCGCTGCTGAAGGAGCAGCGCGCCGCGCTGGCGGTGGGCAAGGAAAATGCGGCCCAGATCGAGTATTTGAATGCATTGATCGATGCCAAGCAGCGCAGCATGACGGCGACGGAAGAACTGGCCGCCAAGGAGGCGTCTGCCGCTGCGGCCAAGAAGGCCTCCGATGACTGGGCTGCCAGCGCCAAGGATATCGAAAAGTCACTGACTGACGCGTTCATGAACGGCTTTGAAGGCGGCAAGAACCTGGCGACCATGTTCAGGGACAAGTTGAAGAGCATGTTCAACAACCTCGTGCTGCAACCGATCATGTCGCCCATCGCGGCCGGCTTTGCCTCGTTCCTGAATCCGGGCGCGGCGCAAGCGCAGGGCAGTCTGGCCAACGGCGGGGGCATCCAGTCGCTCCTGAGTTCGGCGAAGGGCATCTACGATTCGCTGTCCAGCGGACTTTCCGGTATTGGCAACTCGGTGGCCGATGGCGTGCAGCGCGGTATCAACATGCTGCAAGGTAATTCTTATTCTCCGTTTGTCAGTGCCAATGGGTCTCTCGCCACCGGTGTGGGCGCGGCGGCAAGCGTCGCCGCCGGCGTCATGGGCGGCGTGTATGGCGGCAAGATGATTTCGGGCGAATATGGCCGCAATGGTGTGGTCAATGCCGGTACGGCCGTTGGCGCAGCACTGGGAACCGTCGTCTTTCCCTTGGTGGGTACGGCTATGGGCGCGCTGGTGGGCGGCCTGCTGGGCGGCGCGGCGAACCGCTTGTTCGGCATGGGCGAGAAAAAGGTCAGCAGTGCCGGTATTTCGGGCAACCTCGGTGCCGATGGCTTTACGGGTGAGAGTTATTCGAACTGGACCCAGAAGGGCGGCCTTTTCCGCAAGAATAAGAAAGGTACCGACCGCTCTGAAGTCGATGCCGAGCTGGCGGCCTCGCTTGGCGATACGTATGCGCAGATGAAGGCGGTGACGGGCGCTTTCGCCAGCACCTTGGGCGTCAACACGGATAGCCTGGCCACGCGCACGCAGTCGCTCAATATCGTCATGACCAAGGATGACGCCGCGAACCAGAAAGCCATTGCCGATTTCTTTACCGGCGTCGGCGATGCGATGGCAAAGGAACTGGTGCCATCGCTGTCGCAACTGAGCCAGAAGGGCGAATCGGCCAGCGCTGCGCTGCAGCGCCTGGCGGGCAACTACGCGGTCGTCGATGCCATGCTGGCTACCCTGGGCAGCACCTCGCAGCAGGCATTCGGCGCCGTTGGCGTGGCGTCCCTGGCGGCACGCGAACAGTTGGTCAAGGCTGCCGGTGGCGTTGAAGCACTGGGCAATCGGACTGCATTCTTTGCCGAAAACTACCTGACCGAAGCCGAGCGCCTGGCGCCCGTGCAAAAACACGTGACGCAACAGATGGCGGCCCTGGGCTATGCGAGCGTGACCACGCGCGCGCAGTTCAAGGATACGGTATTGCAACTGGTCAATTCTGGCGCATTGGCCACCAAGACGGGGGCCGACCAGTATGCGGGCCTGATGGCATTGGCCGATGCGTTTGCGAAGACGCATGCGGCGACGGAAGACTTGACCAAATCGGAGCAGGGCATTGCCGACGAGCGCAAGGGCATCCAGGAAAAGCTCGACCAGATGACGATGACTTCGGCGCAATTGCGTGCCAAGGAGCGTACTGCGGTCGATGCCACCAACCTGGCCTTGTATGACCAGTTGCAGGCGCGGCAGGACATTGCCAGTGCCTATGAAACGGAGTCTTCGGCCCTCAAGTCCACCATCGATCGCCTGAAATCGTTTGGCGACGGCATCCGCACCTTCAAGGATTCTCTGTTGCTGGGCAACCTGTCGACCTTGACGCCGATGCAGAAGATGGCAGAGGCGCAGCGTCAGTATGAAGAGACGCTGGCCAAGGCGAAGACGGGCGATGCGGCGGCCCAGTCGGCGCTGACAGGAACTGCCACGGCATATCTGACGGCCAGTCAGGTCGTGAACGCTGCAAGCGCGAGCTATGCCGCCGATGCGGCCAGGGTCCAGTCCGAGCTGGCGGCACTGGCGGCGATCACGGGCACACAGTTGAACGATGCGCAGAAGCAGCTGACGGCACTCGATACGCAAGTGGGGCAGTTGATCAACCTGAACAAGACGGCGGTTGGTATCGAGCAGGCGGTCGATGCGCTGGGTGCTGCGTTGCGGGCAGGCGGGCAGACCGATATCACGGGTGGCATGCGCTTTGCGCCTGCTGCCGGCATGTCTGTCGCCGCCTCTTTCGGAGAGTCTGCGGTGGAAGCGCCGGCCGTCTTCGACCCCGTGCGCTATTCGTCGTCGTCGAACGTCGGCTCTGACGCCCTGGTGGCCGAAATCCGCGGCCTGCGCGAAGACAACCAGGCCATGCGCGTGGAGCTGGAAGGCTTGCGCGCCGACCAGCGGGCGCAAACAGGCGCCACGATCCAGGCCACCTTTGAATCGAATGCCAACGCCGCCAGGACGGTGGTCGATGGCGTGGATAAATCGTCCCGGGCATCCGCCTGGGCCAATGCAGTGAAAGGAGAATACGCATGA
- a CDS encoding phage tail tube protein, whose translation MASTANGIDSLIVISKQSAEGSKAAAGGGQIYPRVTATFDTEADKYASAEIDASQQQGDTRLGNFRTTGAIKAEAACGTYAPLMAALLRRDFTAGGVAAAQTTIAAAASGLTRSAGSWLSEGFRAGSVVRITGMTAPAAANNAKNFFVTSVTATNLNGQFMDGSAMIVKAAGDSVGVAAVGKRSFTPLTGHTTDWFTAEVQDPKIGVHRSFVDQLVSKMDIAVQPNGITSLDFTLMGKAEGPTTAVPYFPAPLAAPGSGKFSGATAMLSVNGIPSQICTGMSVSLDGQVKVDPVIGSKYATAASRGKVMGSGQFTVLLQDATYLDYFKSETEIPLAYAMASGTAPTADVLALAMGRIKITSAKIDDGEKNKIVTCAFDVLRYKGADAQHEATTLTIQDSAL comes from the coding sequence ATGGCATCGACAGCAAACGGCATCGACAGCTTGATCGTTATCAGCAAACAAAGCGCCGAAGGCAGCAAGGCCGCCGCCGGCGGCGGCCAGATTTATCCCCGCGTCACAGCCACTTTCGACACGGAAGCGGACAAATACGCGAGCGCCGAAATCGACGCCAGCCAGCAGCAGGGCGATACCCGCCTGGGCAATTTCCGCACCACGGGCGCCATCAAGGCCGAAGCGGCGTGCGGCACGTATGCGCCGTTGATGGCGGCGCTGCTGCGCCGCGACTTCACGGCAGGCGGCGTGGCTGCCGCACAAACCACCATCGCCGCGGCAGCCTCCGGCCTGACGCGCAGTGCCGGTTCCTGGCTGAGCGAAGGCTTCCGCGCCGGCAGCGTGGTGCGCATCACCGGCATGACGGCGCCGGCGGCCGCCAACAACGCGAAGAATTTCTTCGTCACGTCGGTGACGGCCACCAACCTGAATGGCCAGTTCATGGACGGCTCGGCCATGATCGTCAAGGCGGCCGGCGACTCGGTCGGCGTGGCGGCCGTGGGCAAGCGCAGCTTCACCCCGTTGACAGGCCATACCACCGACTGGTTCACGGCCGAAGTGCAGGACCCGAAGATCGGCGTGCACCGCAGCTTCGTCGACCAGCTGGTCAGCAAGATGGATATCGCCGTGCAGCCGAACGGCATCACCAGCCTGGACTTCACCCTGATGGGCAAGGCGGAAGGCCCGACCACGGCCGTGCCGTACTTCCCCGCGCCGCTGGCCGCACCTGGCTCCGGCAAGTTTTCGGGCGCCACGGCCATGCTGTCGGTGAACGGCATCCCGTCGCAGATCTGCACCGGCATGTCCGTTTCGCTGGATGGCCAGGTCAAGGTCGACCCGGTGATCGGCTCGAAGTACGCCACGGCCGCCTCGCGCGGCAAGGTGATGGGCTCGGGCCAGTTCACGGTGCTGCTGCAGGACGCCACCTACCTCGACTACTTCAAGTCCGAGACGGAAATCCCGCTGGCCTACGCCATGGCGTCGGGCACGGCGCCGACCGCCGACGTGCTGGCGCTGGCCATGGGCCGCATCAAGATCACCTCGGCCAAGATCGACGACGGCGAGAAAAACAAGATCGTCACCTGCGCCTTCGACGTCCTGCGCTACAAGGGCGCGGACGCGCAGCACGAAGCGACCACCCTGACCATCCAGGACAGCGCGCTGTAA
- a CDS encoding zinc finger-like domain-containing protein: protein MGFAEKFIASLSSQNLRDDAVHHDLDVIAAAALAGDMGALLCRVKYADGTVSRLFEGNAGNLAQLLRAWTAAVTQKGRARRWVKAQTAWDAQAANTLYRRVAEASLAHWLDSKCKVCHGTGVVAAMQAGAPVVCKACHGAGEAAISCSGGFELERIKDMVSELEGIFQSHGARAMRRLGH from the coding sequence ATGGGGTTTGCAGAAAAATTCATCGCATCGCTGTCGTCGCAGAACTTGCGCGACGATGCCGTCCACCACGACCTGGATGTTATCGCGGCGGCCGCGCTGGCCGGCGACATGGGTGCCTTGCTGTGCCGCGTCAAGTATGCGGACGGCACCGTCAGCCGCCTGTTCGAAGGCAATGCGGGCAACCTGGCGCAGTTGCTGCGCGCCTGGACGGCTGCCGTGACGCAGAAGGGCCGTGCGCGGCGCTGGGTCAAGGCGCAGACGGCCTGGGATGCGCAGGCGGCCAATACCTTGTACCGCCGCGTTGCCGAAGCGTCGCTCGCGCATTGGCTCGACAGCAAATGCAAGGTCTGCCACGGCACGGGCGTCGTCGCTGCCATGCAGGCCGGCGCGCCTGTCGTCTGCAAGGCTTGCCACGGCGCCGGCGAAGCGGCCATCAGCTGCTCCGGCGGCTTCGAGCTCGAACGCATCAAGGATATGGTCAGCGAACTGGAAGGCATCTTCCAGTCGCACGGCGCCCGCGCCATGCGCCGCCTCGGCCACTGA
- a CDS encoding FeoC-like transcriptional regulator — MLNSSQLVESRAAPRQGRQLQGRSKKSQLHIARIAQYIREQGQASAAQLSALLGLDAGTMSRYLRHMCGMGQIHLAQRHCTEPGRQRPALYALGEQDDEVDGWAELPPQVRRTASWARGTAHRDPLVAALFGPAQNND, encoded by the coding sequence ATGTTGAACAGCAGTCAGTTGGTTGAAAGCAGGGCGGCGCCGCGGCAGGGGCGCCAGTTACAGGGACGCAGCAAGAAGTCGCAGCTGCATATCGCCCGCATCGCGCAGTACATTCGCGAGCAGGGCCAGGCCAGCGCGGCGCAATTGTCCGCCTTGCTGGGACTCGATGCGGGCACCATGAGCCGCTATTTGCGCCACATGTGCGGCATGGGACAGATCCACCTGGCGCAGCGCCATTGCACGGAACCGGGACGCCAGCGGCCTGCCCTGTACGCGCTGGGCGAGCAGGATGACGAAGTCGATGGCTGGGCCGAACTGCCGCCGCAAGTGCGCCGCACGGCCAGCTGGGCACGCGGCACGGCGCACCGCGATCCGCTGGTGGCGGCGCTGTTTGGCCCGGCACAGAATAACGATTAG
- a CDS encoding helix-turn-helix transcriptional regulator: MYQYRRDRLLALIREHYDNTRKKISDVSGWSEARISQILSPTYREGRAFSEKIARKLEADLQLDSMYFDQGAAPDQVTMAARALAGVQAVVVEDGEDERFYPIRKVKLRLSAGITGFAIEPETHDGSTISVPRSWVERNGYHPEKLVAIKVKGESMEPALYEDDVVIINTADNRPADGIVFAINYEGEPVVKRMARDIGEWWLTSDNPDQRKYHRKLCRGNECLIVGRVVRKESDRI, from the coding sequence ATGTATCAATACAGACGCGACCGCCTGCTGGCCCTGATCCGCGAGCACTACGACAACACGCGCAAGAAAATTTCCGACGTCAGCGGCTGGAGCGAGGCACGCATCTCGCAAATCCTCTCGCCCACCTACCGTGAGGGCCGCGCCTTCAGCGAAAAGATCGCGCGCAAGCTGGAAGCGGACCTGCAGTTGGACAGCATGTACTTCGACCAGGGTGCGGCACCGGACCAGGTGACCATGGCCGCGCGCGCGCTGGCAGGCGTGCAGGCCGTGGTGGTGGAAGATGGCGAGGATGAACGCTTCTACCCGATCCGCAAGGTGAAACTGCGCCTGTCGGCAGGCATCACGGGTTTTGCCATCGAACCGGAAACGCACGACGGCAGCACCATCAGCGTGCCGCGCAGCTGGGTCGAGCGCAATGGCTACCATCCTGAAAAACTGGTGGCGATCAAGGTCAAGGGCGAGAGCATGGAGCCGGCCCTGTACGAGGATGACGTGGTGATCATCAACACGGCCGACAACCGGCCAGCCGACGGCATTGTGTTTGCCATCAATTATGAAGGCGAGCCGGTGGTCAAGCGCATGGCGCGCGATATCGGCGAATGGTGGCTGACGTCGGACAACCCCGACCAGCGCAAATACCATCGCAAGCTGTGCCGCGGCAATGAATGCCTGATCGTCGGCAGGGTCGTGCGCAAGGAAAGCGACCGGATTTGA